A single genomic interval of Polaribacter vadi harbors:
- a CDS encoding DUF962 domain-containing protein, producing the protein MKTAQEYFDEYALSHQNETNQAIHYICVPLIFFSVIGLLMSIPATFLRDTFGLYNPLLENWAAVVGVLISFFYLKLGFWHFVEMLFVMLLCIILNFWIGNNFNLLYVSLAIFVLAWIGQFYGHKVEGAKPSFLKDLEFLLIGPLWVIQKLGKKK; encoded by the coding sequence AGTCATCAAAATGAAACGAACCAAGCTATCCACTATATTTGTGTTCCGCTTATTTTTTTTAGTGTAATTGGTCTGTTAATGAGTATTCCTGCTACTTTTTTAAGAGATACTTTTGGTTTGTATAATCCTTTGTTAGAAAATTGGGCTGCTGTTGTTGGCGTACTTATTTCTTTCTTTTATTTAAAATTAGGCTTTTGGCATTTTGTTGAAATGCTTTTTGTGATGCTGCTTTGTATCATTCTTAATTTTTGGATTGGTAATAATTTTAATTTGCTCTATGTTTCCCTTGCCATTTTTGTGTTGGCCTGGATTGGTCAATTTTATGGTCATAAAGTGGAAGGCGCAAAACCATCGTTCTTAAAAGATTTAGAATTTTTATTAATTGGCCCACTTTGGGTGATACAGAAATTAGGGAAAAAGAAGTAA
- a CDS encoding tRNA-binding protein has protein sequence MKPAITFEDFLKVDIRIGTIIEVNDFPKARKPAYQLKIDFGVLGIKKSSAQITDLYTKEDLLNKQVSAIINFKPRQIANFMSECLVLGIYNTDGNVVLLQANKSAKNGEEIS, from the coding sequence ATGAAACCAGCAATAACCTTCGAAGATTTTTTAAAAGTTGATATCAGAATAGGAACCATTATTGAAGTAAACGACTTTCCAAAAGCCAGAAAACCTGCATATCAACTTAAAATTGATTTTGGTGTTTTAGGGATTAAAAAATCGAGTGCACAAATTACAGATTTATATACGAAAGAAGATTTGCTAAATAAACAGGTTAGTGCAATCATCAACTTTAAACCAAGACAAATTGCCAATTTTATGAGCGAATGTTTGGTTTTAGGTATTTATAATACTGATGGAAATGTAGTTTTATTACAAGCGAATAAAAGCGCTAAAAATGGAGAGGAGATTTCTTAA